From Caldicellulosiruptor hydrothermalis 108, a single genomic window includes:
- a CDS encoding ABC transporter permease, producing the protein MMTFKAYLKKEFIEGIRQYKYIALATGIILFSILDPVMLKLLPSFVSNKIPANLIHQLFEFKPKDALANYIKELFQIGTLFIIFTAAGSINEEIYSQKIVFPFSKGANKSQIVLAKYLHFEIAICLLLFVGLFFNQYYANLLFEGQKIAVSDIVPVYFLLCIYYLFVISLTLLLSSFTKKNISAGILACTASYSTALLSQFEKLKKFSPYNLILLTSNFGSQDVKTTLVTTILLTLIFLVTTVFRFNSLEVN; encoded by the coding sequence ATGATGACATTTAAAGCATATCTTAAAAAAGAATTCATTGAAGGGATAAGACAGTACAAATACATTGCTCTTGCAACCGGTATAATATTGTTCTCTATCTTAGATCCAGTAATGTTAAAGCTTCTTCCTTCTTTTGTTAGCAACAAGATTCCTGCCAATTTAATACATCAGCTATTTGAGTTTAAGCCTAAAGACGCATTGGCAAATTATATCAAAGAGCTTTTTCAGATTGGTACGCTATTTATAATATTCACTGCTGCTGGGAGTATAAATGAGGAAATATATTCCCAAAAAATTGTTTTCCCTTTTTCAAAAGGTGCTAATAAATCCCAAATTGTACTGGCAAAGTATTTACATTTTGAAATTGCAATTTGCTTGCTCTTGTTTGTTGGTTTATTCTTCAACCAATATTACGCTAATCTTCTTTTTGAAGGACAAAAAATTGCTGTCTCTGACATAGTTCCTGTTTACTTTCTCTTGTGTATTTACTACCTGTTTGTGATTTCGCTTACATTACTTCTTAGCAGCTTTACAAAGAAAAATATCTCAGCCGGAATTTTGGCGTGTACAGCCTCTTATTCTACTGCTTTACTCTCTCAGTTTGAAAAACTTAAGAAGTTCAGCCCATATAATTTGATTTTGCTTACAAGTAATTTTGGCTCACAAGATGTAAAAACAACGTTGGTTACTACCATTCTGCTGACTCTTATATTTTTAGTGACAACCGTTTTTCGATTTAATAGCTTAGAAGTAAATTGA
- a CDS encoding ABC transporter ATP-binding protein encodes MISLLKVINLHKSFGKVKALKGISFEVKPATVHGFLGPNGAGKTTTMKILSGLISFDEGTILFENLNYKTNKNAIVKQIGFLPQNPVFYGYLTPVEYLNLIGQICNFESRTIKKRTEEVLEIVKLSNVSKRKISTFSGGMLQRLGIAVAIFNKPKLLLLDEPTASLDPEGRAEVLEHIKSLKEEGITVFFSTHILSDVERICDHVTILHEGKVIVSSSLGNLQKRYIQPIFCIEFESIPDKLEEKLSQFPYIRKIDIDNYGKVSIYVNNVEIAKRELIKVLAQIDKPILSFYLKKPSLEDIFIRVVDKNDDI; translated from the coding sequence GTGATTAGTTTGCTGAAAGTGATAAATCTTCACAAAAGCTTTGGAAAAGTAAAAGCTTTAAAAGGCATATCATTTGAAGTAAAACCTGCTACTGTTCATGGTTTTCTCGGACCAAATGGAGCAGGTAAGACAACCACAATGAAAATTCTTTCTGGATTAATTAGTTTTGATGAAGGAACAATCTTATTTGAGAATCTTAATTATAAGACAAACAAAAATGCCATAGTGAAACAAATTGGATTCCTTCCTCAAAATCCTGTATTCTATGGTTATCTCACACCAGTTGAGTATTTAAACTTAATAGGACAAATTTGCAATTTTGAAAGTAGAACTATTAAAAAGAGGACTGAAGAAGTTCTTGAGATTGTAAAACTTTCAAACGTTTCTAAAAGAAAAATCTCAACTTTTTCGGGCGGAATGCTTCAAAGACTTGGAATAGCTGTCGCAATATTTAATAAGCCTAAACTATTGCTTCTTGATGAACCAACCGCTTCTTTAGACCCAGAAGGAAGAGCTGAAGTGTTAGAACATATAAAATCTTTGAAAGAAGAAGGAATCACTGTTTTCTTCTCAACACATATATTGAGCGATGTAGAGAGAATATGCGACCATGTCACTATATTACATGAAGGCAAAGTAATTGTAAGTAGTAGTTTAGGAAACCTCCAAAAACGATACATTCAACCTATTTTTTGTATTGAGTTTGAAAGTATCCCTGATAAGCTGGAAGAAAAATTGTCCCAGTTTCCTTATATTCGAAAAATCGATATTGACAACTATGGGAAAGTCTCAATTTATGTTAACAATGTTGAAATAGCAAAAAGAGAGTTAATAAAAGTACTAGCACAGATAGATAAGCCCATTTTATCCTTTTATTTAAAAAAGCCCTCGCTGGAAGATATCTTCATAAGGGTGGTAGATAAAAATGATGACATTTAA
- a CDS encoding PLD nuclease N-terminal domain-containing protein: MLGNMDMEEMLKLLAPVIVLQFVLMIFCLVKLKNDKVKYLPKWAWALIIIIFNFVGPIVYLLLGRERD; this comes from the coding sequence ATGCTCGGAAATATGGATATGGAAGAAATGCTAAAATTACTTGCACCTGTAATTGTTCTGCAGTTTGTTCTTATGATTTTCTGTCTTGTTAAGTTGAAAAATGACAAAGTAAAATACCTTCCAAAATGGGCATGGGCGCTAATAATAATTATTTTCAACTTTGTAGGTCCTATAGTTTACCTGCTACTCGGAAGAGAGCGTGATTAG
- the sigY gene encoding RNA polymerase sigma factor SigY, translating to MDEKRLIEEAKKGNKEALYKLIENNLNILSGFVTKMTQDYHFAQDVVQETLLRAIMNIDKFSPDAKFSTWLIKISINVYKNFLRKNKRYTYLDDSYKDYMQDVEHAAISNSEYNDIYKAVLSLDYKFRAVFILKHFYGYKYKEIAKILNCPVGTVRSRLHFAIKFLIKELEKKGVLESESKKE from the coding sequence GTGGATGAAAAAAGGTTAATAGAAGAGGCAAAGAAAGGAAACAAAGAAGCTCTCTACAAGCTCATTGAAAATAACTTAAATATTCTCTCGGGTTTTGTGACGAAGATGACTCAAGATTATCATTTTGCCCAGGATGTTGTGCAGGAAACACTTTTGCGAGCTATCATGAACATAGATAAGTTCTCACCAGATGCAAAGTTTTCGACATGGCTTATAAAAATCTCTATAAACGTGTACAAGAACTTTTTGAGAAAAAATAAAAGATATACCTACTTGGATGACTCATACAAAGATTATATGCAGGACGTAGAACATGCTGCCATATCAAATAGTGAATACAATGATATTTACAAAGCTGTTTTATCGCTTGATTATAAATTCAGGGCTGTTTTTATTCTAAAACATTTTTATGGGTATAAATACAAAGAAATTGCCAAAATTTTAAACTGTCCTGTCGGGACAGTAAGGTCAAGGCTCCATTTTGCCATAAAGTTTCTGATAAAAGAGCTTGAAAAGAAAGGAGTGCTGGAAAGTGAAAGCAAAAAAGAATGA
- a CDS encoding shikimate kinase, with the protein MKNIVLTGFMGSGKTTIGKLIAEKLDIELIDTDSEVIKEFGMTIDKIFEVHGEKKFREVETRVIERVSKLENVVISTGGGVVLNPENVKLLRENGVIYFLYASAESILKRLKDDDTRPLLKNGDKLSNIIRLLNMRMPFYKNCDFEINTDILTPELAAEKIISIHLAKESKR; encoded by the coding sequence ATGAAAAATATTGTGCTCACAGGTTTTATGGGAAGTGGCAAGACAACCATAGGAAAATTAATTGCCGAAAAACTCGATATAGAGCTTATTGACACAGACTCAGAGGTAATAAAAGAGTTTGGTATGACAATTGACAAGATATTTGAAGTGCATGGTGAAAAAAAATTCAGAGAGGTTGAAACAAGGGTAATTGAGAGAGTTTCAAAGCTTGAAAATGTTGTTATCTCAACAGGCGGGGGAGTTGTTTTAAATCCCGAAAACGTAAAGCTTTTGAGAGAAAACGGGGTAATATATTTTTTGTATGCCTCTGCCGAAAGTATTCTCAAAAGGCTAAAAGACGATGATACAAGACCTCTTTTGAAAAATGGTGATAAGCTCAGCAACATCATCAGGCTTTTGAACATGAGAATGCCATTTTATAAAAACTGCGATTTTGAAATAAACACAGACATACTCACTCCAGAGCTTGCAGCAGAAAAGATAATTTCAATTCACTTAGCAAAGGAGAGTAAAAGATGA
- a CDS encoding TIM barrel protein yields the protein MIRFGPAGNSQSFYDAGYKSSVDAPKWLKSIGLSAYEYQCNKGVNISKEKARQIGQEAQKYDILVSIHAPYYINFGSQEEEKLQKSKEYIYECVEVAKEMKAQRIVFHPGSCAKVDRSLAFETAKKAILEVVNVVKEMHADGIFLCPETMGKKNNLGSSDEIIEICKMDEMLLPTIDFGHINAFEGGSLKTEEDFENLLKKFIDQLGYERMKYFHSHFSRIEYTSQGEKKHWNYEDKQFEPDFEPLAEALYKLKLEPVIICESKDYMAEDALVLKKIYQETLEKRV from the coding sequence ATGATAAGATTTGGTCCTGCAGGAAACTCTCAGAGTTTTTACGATGCTGGTTATAAATCGAGCGTTGATGCGCCAAAGTGGCTAAAATCAATAGGTCTTTCTGCTTATGAGTACCAGTGTAACAAAGGGGTGAACATTTCAAAAGAAAAGGCAAGACAGATTGGTCAGGAAGCGCAAAAGTATGATATACTTGTCTCCATCCACGCACCTTACTATATAAACTTTGGAAGCCAGGAAGAAGAAAAGTTGCAAAAGTCAAAAGAGTACATCTATGAATGCGTAGAAGTTGCAAAGGAGATGAAAGCGCAAAGGATTGTGTTCCACCCCGGTTCATGCGCAAAGGTAGATAGAAGCTTGGCTTTTGAAACAGCAAAAAAGGCAATATTGGAAGTTGTAAACGTGGTAAAAGAAATGCATGCAGATGGGATTTTCTTGTGCCCGGAAACAATGGGCAAAAAAAACAATCTTGGCAGTAGCGATGAGATAATAGAGATTTGCAAAATGGACGAGATGCTGCTTCCAACCATTGATTTTGGGCACATAAATGCTTTCGAAGGCGGCAGCTTAAAGACAGAAGAGGATTTTGAAAATTTACTCAAGAAATTTATTGACCAGCTTGGATATGAAAGGATGAAATACTTTCACAGCCATTTTAGCAGGATAGAATACACATCACAAGGTGAAAAAAAACACTGGAACTATGAAGACAAACAGTTTGAGCCTGACTTTGAACCACTGGCAGAGGCTCTTTACAAGCTAAAGCTTGAACCTGTGATAATCTGTGAATCAAAAGACTATATGGCAGAGGATGCTCTTGTTCTGAAAAAGATCTATCAAGAAACTTTAGAAAAAAGGGTGTGA
- the aroQ gene encoding type II 3-dehydroquinate dehydratase — translation MKKVLVINGPNLNLLGIREKNIYGSVSYEDVLKSISQKAQELGFEVEFFQSNHEGEIIDKIHSAYFEKVDAIIINPGAYTHYSYAIHDAIKAVNIPTIEVHISNIYAREEFRRKSVIAPACTGQISGFGIKSYIIALYALKEILE, via the coding sequence ATGAAAAAGGTCTTGGTCATAAACGGCCCAAATCTTAATCTTCTTGGAATAAGAGAAAAAAATATATATGGCAGCGTATCGTACGAAGATGTCCTCAAATCTATTTCACAAAAAGCACAGGAACTTGGATTTGAAGTCGAGTTTTTTCAATCTAACCATGAAGGAGAAATAATAGATAAAATTCACAGTGCATATTTTGAAAAGGTTGATGCTATTATAATAAACCCAGGTGCTTATACTCATTATAGCTATGCAATCCATGATGCAATAAAAGCTGTAAACATTCCCACGATTGAAGTGCATATTTCCAACATTTATGCAAGAGAAGAGTTCAGACGCAAGAGTGTGATTGCTCCTGCTTGCACAGGTCAAATCTCCGGTTTTGGTATCAAAAGCTATATAATAGCACTTTATGCTTTGAAAGAGATTTTAGAGTAG
- a CDS encoding M24 family metallopeptidase — MVSTRIEKIFKRDESIEAVFVSKKENVRYLSNFKGDESYLFITREGSKYLLTDFRYTEQAKKEATEFEVVDYKGKLYDTIKDLMVSHNISKLFIEGYHLTFSFVSEMKEKLEDRVCTLSFSLDELRSVKDDEEIEKIKKAVEITDRAFEHILKFIKPGISENDVVAELNYFILKNGAKGFSFEPIVASGKRSSLPHGVATDKKIEAGDTVTIDFGCNFDGYMSDMTRTVFVGKVENQMVKIYHIVKEAQQKAEEFIKEGLKANEVDKIARDYIGSFGYMEKFGHSLGHGVGLEIHELPRLSPKSEMVLEENMVVTIEPGIYIENFGGVRIEDIVVVKSGGCEILTKSSKELIVI, encoded by the coding sequence ATGGTAAGCACAAGAATTGAAAAAATATTCAAAAGAGATGAGAGCATCGAAGCAGTTTTTGTGTCCAAAAAAGAAAACGTCAGATACCTTAGCAATTTCAAAGGCGATGAAAGCTATCTATTTATTACAAGAGAAGGATCAAAATATCTTTTAACAGACTTTAGGTATACCGAGCAGGCAAAAAAAGAAGCAACTGAATTTGAAGTTGTTGACTACAAGGGAAAACTTTATGATACTATAAAAGACTTGATGGTATCGCATAACATTTCAAAGCTTTTTATTGAAGGGTATCATCTTACATTTTCGTTTGTGAGTGAGATGAAAGAAAAGCTTGAAGACAGGGTATGTACACTTTCATTTTCTTTGGATGAACTAAGGTCTGTGAAAGACGATGAAGAGATAGAGAAAATAAAAAAAGCTGTTGAGATTACTGACAGAGCATTTGAGCACATCTTAAAGTTCATAAAGCCAGGTATTTCAGAAAATGACGTGGTTGCAGAGCTCAACTACTTTATACTGAAAAACGGTGCAAAAGGCTTTTCATTTGAACCTATAGTTGCCTCCGGCAAAAGAAGTTCTCTTCCACACGGCGTCGCAACAGACAAAAAGATTGAAGCTGGAGATACTGTTACAATTGACTTTGGATGCAACTTTGACGGCTACATGTCTGATATGACAAGGACAGTATTTGTAGGGAAAGTGGAAAATCAGATGGTAAAGATATACCATATAGTAAAGGAAGCTCAGCAAAAGGCAGAAGAGTTTATAAAAGAAGGTTTAAAAGCAAACGAAGTTGACAAAATTGCCCGCGACTATATAGGTTCTTTTGGTTATATGGAAAAGTTTGGACACTCTTTGGGACATGGTGTTGGACTTGAAATTCACGAACTTCCAAGACTTTCACCAAAGTCTGAGATGGTCTTAGAAGAAAATATGGTTGTGACAATTGAACCGGGCATTTATATTGAAAATTTTGGAGGTGTGAGGATAGAAGATATAGTTGTTGTGAAAAGTGGTGGATGTGAGATTTTGACAAAGTCGTCAAAGGAGCTAATTGTAATTTAG
- a CDS encoding anthranilate synthase component I family protein: MKKVANVRPDSSSGLFCYHDIGTYIPFFEEYSNDSIDLSNIDFDSIEGDFFFFENSQMAAFCIDRFLCVTVYRDKIEVDSEGTKKVFYGDVHRMLDSILEGLIQKNAYITCQFNYHAVNLLEDIYSADSPYIVLNVYRKNVFVDKLTGKKTLLVSSKEFEKAAVINLKKYQRTLFDVKSDVVFSTPKEYFISTVKQAKEDIRNGEIFQIVLSQIILVKSNILTSHLFYTMKERNPSEYSIVINNEESQVICFSPETLIKKKGNTVKTFPIAGTYRINEGDDIAQKKIEILKDKKEISEHVMLVDLARNDLGRISKPGTVKVEEYLRIKRLYNLIHIYSVVTGELEEKSLTKTILSVFPAGTLTGAPKIRAMQLIEKYERQRRDLYGGAIGYIYKDQFDLAIAIRMAVKDKKENIIKLQSGAGIVNLSVPENEYQECLTKLRAFLRIMEVDENDIVNR; the protein is encoded by the coding sequence ATGAAAAAGGTGGCAAACGTGCGCCCCGATAGCTCATCGGGGCTTTTTTGTTATCATGATATTGGAACCTATATACCTTTCTTTGAAGAATATTCAAACGATTCAATTGACCTATCAAATATAGATTTTGATTCAATCGAAGGGGATTTCTTTTTCTTTGAAAATTCCCAGATGGCAGCTTTTTGCATTGATAGGTTTTTGTGCGTTACAGTCTATCGTGACAAAATTGAGGTTGATTCTGAAGGTACAAAAAAAGTTTTTTATGGCGATGTTCACCGAATGCTTGATAGCATATTGGAAGGTCTAATTCAAAAGAATGCTTATATCACCTGTCAGTTTAACTATCATGCGGTAAATCTATTAGAAGACATATATTCTGCTGACAGTCCCTATATAGTTCTAAATGTTTACAGAAAAAATGTATTTGTTGACAAACTTACAGGCAAGAAAACTCTTTTGGTGAGCAGCAAAGAATTTGAAAAAGCTGCTGTAATAAATTTGAAGAAGTACCAAAGAACTTTGTTTGATGTAAAAAGCGATGTGGTCTTTTCAACTCCAAAAGAGTACTTTATCAGCACAGTCAAGCAGGCAAAAGAGGATATCAGAAATGGTGAGATTTTTCAGATTGTTCTGTCTCAGATAATATTGGTCAAAAGCAATATCCTAACCAGCCATCTTTTTTACACAATGAAAGAGAGAAATCCTTCAGAGTACAGCATTGTGATAAACAATGAAGAAAGCCAAGTGATTTGTTTTTCGCCAGAGACTCTTATAAAGAAAAAAGGAAACACAGTAAAGACATTTCCAATTGCAGGAACATACAGGATAAACGAAGGCGATGATATTGCCCAGAAAAAGATAGAGATACTAAAAGACAAAAAAGAGATAAGTGAACATGTCATGCTTGTTGACCTTGCGCGAAATGACCTTGGCAGGATTTCAAAACCCGGCACTGTAAAAGTAGAAGAATACTTGAGAATAAAAAGGCTTTATAACCTCATTCATATATATTCAGTTGTTACAGGTGAACTTGAAGAAAAGAGCCTCACAAAAACGATACTATCTGTTTTCCCGGCTGGCACGCTGACCGGCGCGCCAAAGATAAGAGCTATGCAGCTGATTGAAAAGTACGAAAGGCAGAGAAGAGACCTTTACGGAGGAGCAATCGGATATATTTACAAAGACCAGTTTGACCTTGCCATAGCTATAAGAATGGCTGTAAAGGACAAAAAAGAAAACATTATCAAGCTTCAAAGCGGTGCGGGGATTGTGAACTTGTCAGTACCCGAGAATGAGTATCAGGAGTGTTTGACCAAGCTCAGAGCGTTTTTGAGGATAATGGAGGTGGATGAAAATGATATTGTTAATAGATAA
- a CDS encoding anthranilate synthase component II produces MILLIDNYDSFTFNLYQMIASKTQVLVFRNDKVTVDTIKKLNPAGIIISPGPGSPKDAGVSKEVVNTFAGSIPILGVCLGHQVIGECFGARVIHAKMIYHGMRSRVDLLESGKRSRLFKGVPERFFAGRYHSLVVEKSASLKQLEIAAVSEDDEVMSLVNDSLRVYGIQFHPESILTPDGETIIQNFLEICYDGVGKDAHRCA; encoded by the coding sequence ATGATATTGTTAATAGATAACTATGACTCTTTTACATTCAATCTTTACCAGATGATTGCAAGTAAAACACAGGTTTTGGTGTTCAGAAACGACAAGGTTACAGTGGATACAATAAAGAAGTTGAATCCGGCCGGCATAATAATTTCTCCAGGTCCGGGCAGTCCAAAAGATGCGGGTGTGAGCAAAGAGGTTGTAAATACATTTGCGGGTAGTATTCCAATCTTGGGTGTGTGTCTTGGTCATCAGGTGATTGGAGAGTGTTTCGGGGCACGAGTAATTCATGCAAAAATGATTTACCATGGAATGAGATCGAGGGTTGACCTGCTTGAAAGCGGTAAAAGAAGCAGACTTTTTAAAGGTGTGCCAGAGAGATTTTTTGCAGGAAGGTATCATTCACTTGTGGTTGAGAAATCTGCATCTTTGAAACAGCTTGAAATAGCTGCTGTGAGTGAAGATGATGAGGTCATGTCCCTGGTAAACGATAGCTTGAGAGTCTATGGGATTCAATTTCATCCTGAGTCAATCCTGACTCCTGATGGTGAGACAATTATTCAAAACTTTTTAGAAATATGCTATGATGGGGTGGGAAAAGATGCTCATCGATGTGCTTGA
- the trpD gene encoding anthranilate phosphoribosyltransferase: MLIDVLELVTNKKDLEYDQVKNLLDDILEGELDEIKFGAFLAALKTKGETEKEISAFVDAFYDKARKLNFDHPATIDTCGTGGDGKGTFNISTAAAIVLSCFDVKVAKHGNRSITSNSGSADILEKLGIDIQPGEDKVLKGLEKLNFAFLFAPLYHPAMKKVANLRRSLGIRTVFNILGPLLNPVPLKYQVVGTFSFDAQEKVASVLRGKRKKAAVIHSLDGLDEISVSKKTRVLEIQDKNIKEYYIDSKDYGIEFDTSSIRGFSPEENARILISVLEGEKSPYFWAVVLNCGFALYICEVAKDVEEGIKLSSKAIESKEAYLKLKELQQFYKSGV, translated from the coding sequence ATGCTCATCGATGTGCTTGAGCTTGTGACAAACAAAAAGGATTTGGAATATGACCAGGTAAAAAATCTTCTTGACGACATCTTGGAAGGAGAACTTGATGAGATAAAGTTTGGTGCATTTTTGGCAGCACTAAAAACGAAGGGTGAAACAGAAAAAGAGATTTCGGCATTTGTTGATGCCTTTTATGACAAGGCAAGAAAACTTAACTTTGACCATCCAGCTACAATTGATACATGTGGAACAGGTGGCGATGGAAAAGGCACGTTTAACATCTCAACAGCCGCGGCTATTGTTCTTAGCTGTTTTGACGTAAAAGTAGCAAAACATGGTAACAGAAGTATTACAAGCAATTCAGGATCAGCCGACATCTTAGAAAAACTTGGTATAGATATCCAGCCTGGGGAAGATAAAGTTTTGAAAGGGCTTGAGAAACTGAACTTTGCATTTTTGTTTGCGCCACTGTATCATCCTGCCATGAAAAAGGTTGCAAATTTAAGAAGATCACTTGGTATCAGAACAGTTTTTAACATCTTAGGTCCGCTTTTGAACCCTGTACCACTGAAATATCAAGTGGTTGGGACATTTAGCTTTGATGCGCAGGAGAAAGTGGCTTCTGTGCTAAGAGGCAAGAGAAAAAAAGCCGCTGTCATACATAGCCTTGACGGACTTGACGAGATTTCTGTTTCTAAAAAGACAAGGGTGCTTGAGATACAAGACAAGAATATCAAAGAATATTATATTGACTCAAAAGACTATGGAATTGAATTTGATACAAGCTCAATTAGAGGCTTTTCGCCTGAAGAAAATGCAAGGATTTTGATAAGTGTGCTTGAGGGAGAAAAGTCGCCTTATTTTTGGGCTGTTGTTTTAAATTGTGGATTTGCACTTTACATTTGTGAGGTTGCAAAAGATGTTGAAGAAGGAATTAAGCTTTCCTCAAAAGCAATCGAGAGCAAAGAAGCTTATTTAAAGCTCAAAGAGTTGCAGCAGTTTTATAAATCGGGAGTGTAA
- the trpC gene encoding indole-3-glycerol phosphate synthase TrpC yields the protein MSVLERILSYKKEEVEKCKNLIPVEKMKKLAVEKIKGGYLENKFKRIFKKDKFCIIGEIKRASPSEGVISEDANAKAIAKMYEDLGFFAISVLTERFFFKGSEQDLMEVKKEVSLPVLRKDFIIDIWQLYQTKMIGADAALLITKALSEKQLAIFIKILEILDIVPLVEVENEYEIEKALKCGAKLIGINNRNLDDLSIDITKTERLLKYIPKEVAVISESGIKTKEDFDYILSLGVDGCLIGTSFMKSQNPLEIIGDRI from the coding sequence ATGAGTGTGCTTGAGCGTATTTTAAGTTATAAAAAGGAAGAGGTTGAAAAGTGCAAAAATCTCATACCTGTTGAGAAAATGAAGAAACTTGCAGTTGAGAAGATTAAAGGTGGCTATTTAGAAAACAAGTTCAAAAGAATATTCAAAAAAGATAAATTCTGTATAATTGGTGAAATAAAACGGGCATCACCTTCGGAGGGCGTAATATCAGAGGATGCCAATGCAAAAGCAATAGCAAAGATGTACGAAGATTTGGGATTTTTTGCTATATCAGTTTTGACAGAAAGATTTTTTTTCAAGGGTTCGGAGCAAGATTTGATGGAAGTAAAAAAAGAGGTATCTCTGCCCGTGCTAAGAAAAGACTTTATCATTGATATCTGGCAGCTTTACCAGACAAAGATGATAGGCGCAGATGCAGCTTTGCTTATCACAAAAGCTTTGTCAGAAAAACAGCTTGCAATATTCATCAAAATTTTAGAAATTCTTGACATTGTCCCGCTTGTTGAGGTTGAAAATGAGTATGAAATTGAAAAAGCTTTGAAGTGTGGTGCAAAACTCATAGGAATCAACAATAGAAACCTGGATGATTTGTCCATCGACATAACAAAAACAGAAAGGCTTTTGAAGTATATTCCAAAAGAAGTTGCTGTGATAAGCGAAAGTGGAATTAAGACAAAAGAGGATTTTGACTATATTCTCTCGCTCGGTGTTGATGGATGTTTGATAGGGACATCTTTTATGAAATCGCAAAATCCGCTTGAAATAATTGGTGATAGGATATGA
- a CDS encoding phosphoribosylanthranilate isomerase: protein MIVKFCGLKRLFDVEMCNKLQPDMIGLIFAQSSRKVEKDLAKDMVLAKSPSIKSVGVFKDQNISEVIEIATQLQLDFVQLHGKEDYEYIKHLKDLGFRVIKAIEVKRQEDIKRAKRYVEIADFVLLDRPKGSSLDITEVAKLADFDYIIAGGITPENIDKYLNLNPIGIDISSGIETNGFKDFIKMKKIIEKVNKYKVGETKNG, encoded by the coding sequence ATGATAGTAAAGTTTTGCGGGCTAAAGAGGCTTTTTGATGTTGAGATGTGCAATAAACTTCAGCCTGATATGATAGGCTTAATATTTGCTCAAAGTTCGAGAAAGGTTGAAAAAGACCTTGCAAAAGATATGGTTTTGGCTAAAAGTCCCTCAATAAAATCAGTGGGAGTTTTTAAAGACCAGAACATATCAGAGGTTATAGAAATAGCAACACAGCTTCAACTTGACTTTGTGCAGCTGCACGGGAAGGAAGATTATGAGTATATAAAACATTTGAAAGATCTTGGATTTAGGGTTATAAAGGCTATTGAAGTTAAAAGACAAGAAGATATAAAAAGAGCTAAACGCTATGTAGAAATAGCCGACTTTGTGCTTCTTGACAGGCCCAAAGGCAGTAGTTTGGATATCACAGAGGTTGCAAAACTTGCTGACTTTGATTATATCATTGCAGGTGGAATAACACCTGAAAATATAGATAAATACTTAAATCTAAATCCAATTGGGATTGACATCAGCTCAGGAATTGAGACAAATGGTTTTAAAGATTTTATAAAGATGAAAAAGATTATTGAAAAGGTAAATAAATACAAGGTTGGTGAAACAAAAAATGGATAG